From Candidatus Bathyarchaeota archaeon, a single genomic window includes:
- the ppcA gene encoding phosphoenolpyruvate carboxylase has translation MRKIPATMATQHPDSASKYVPVTEEPDEAVFSFKNLGCEEYLVDYMSKLTPYHQVAWIIKKLVQETNLVLGRDVFITPRMVSGFREEPFRQLMTILSIMEGIYNSLESYGDQGILEVVYGMIKAYEVPIKCKERVNDIFALVKKELNLGLEGKELRIIPLYEGVPEQLSVREMVPDFISQVGIKDYLRVFIGKSETALLYGHPASALSAKIAIADCYQVQEESGVEIFPIFGGGALPFRGHITLENIDCVLEEYQGAKTYTVQSGMRYDHGPEKTVKLIDRIKSASNKNFLEFDEDERRLIIQLITIFAKNYLLELSEIAEKVSKIATFIPNQRDRVLTSEQVAYYRDLKNVVPLANFCADNEIRQTLLSLDQAKLQKLPRVIKFTAALYTCGMPPEFIGTGNAFKEIKEKLGQECLEKFLEEIYPLFKKDLKYASKFLNSNPNENLLLTSRILQSIENLKPYVQFEEPDSGYMILNQVATTYIKNLLEGKKPDIWKLAIQIYPNEVAEYLNGSAQENLSKLILDMGKLRGSLG, from the coding sequence ATGCGAAAAATCCCAGCCACTATGGCTACCCAACATCCAGACTCAGCTAGCAAATATGTTCCGGTTACTGAAGAGCCTGATGAAGCGGTTTTCTCTTTTAAAAACTTGGGCTGCGAAGAATACTTAGTTGATTATATGAGTAAGCTCACTCCCTATCACCAAGTTGCTTGGATAATCAAAAAGCTCGTCCAAGAAACCAACTTGGTTTTAGGAAGAGATGTTTTCATCACCCCGCGGATGGTCAGCGGTTTTCGTGAGGAACCATTCAGACAACTGATGACAATTTTATCCATTATGGAGGGGATTTACAACTCCCTAGAGTCTTACGGTGATCAAGGTATCCTTGAGGTAGTATATGGAATGATTAAGGCGTACGAGGTACCAATAAAATGTAAGGAAAGAGTTAATGATATCTTTGCCCTTGTGAAAAAAGAACTCAACTTAGGACTGGAAGGTAAGGAGTTACGGATTATCCCGCTTTACGAAGGGGTTCCGGAGCAACTCTCAGTTAGGGAGATGGTGCCTGATTTCATCAGCCAAGTAGGTATAAAGGATTATCTGAGAGTCTTCATCGGAAAGTCAGAGACAGCCCTGCTTTACGGTCATCCAGCCTCAGCTTTGTCTGCTAAAATAGCCATTGCAGATTGTTATCAAGTCCAAGAAGAGTCAGGGGTGGAGATTTTTCCCATATTCGGCGGGGGTGCCCTGCCATTTCGAGGGCACATTACTTTGGAAAACATTGACTGCGTATTAGAGGAGTATCAAGGTGCCAAAACCTATACCGTGCAATCCGGAATGAGATACGACCATGGCCCAGAAAAAACTGTGAAGTTAATTGATAGGATTAAATCTGCTAGTAATAAAAATTTCCTCGAATTTGATGAGGACGAAAGAAGGTTAATCATACAACTGATAACGATCTTCGCTAAGAATTATCTACTAGAACTTTCAGAGATAGCTGAAAAAGTTTCAAAAATTGCAACCTTTATTCCAAATCAGCGGGATAGGGTACTTACCTCCGAACAAGTGGCTTACTACCGAGATCTAAAAAACGTGGTGCCTCTAGCCAACTTCTGCGCAGATAACGAAATTAGACAGACGCTACTCAGCCTAGACCAAGCTAAGCTTCAGAAGCTTCCAAGAGTAATCAAATTCACCGCAGCCCTCTATACCTGTGGAATGCCCCCCGAGTTCATAGGCACCGGAAACGCGTTTAAAGAAATCAAAGAAAAACTGGGACAAGAATGCCTTGAAAAATTCTTGGAAGAAATCTATCCACTCTTCAAAAAAGACCTAAAATATGCCTCAAAATTCCTAAACTCAAACCCAAATGAAAACCTCCTCCTTACAAGCAGAATTTTGCAAAGCATCGAAAACCTAAAACCCTATGTCCAATTTGAAGAACCCGACAGCGGATACATGATCCTCAACCAAGTCGCAACAACCTACATCAAAAACCTACTTGAAGGAAAAAAACCCGACATCTGGAAACTCGCCATCCAAATATACCCAAACGAAGTAGCCGAATACCTCAACGGCTCAGCACAAGAAAACCTCAGCAAACTCATCCTAGACATGGGAAAACTCAGAGGCTCACTCGGCTAA
- a CDS encoding AMP phosphorylase — protein MEYRSKVIDIYGGMPSIVLNELDAESAGVRVHDRVKVSFSGKTVIALVKTTETYINRGEVGIFSEVKQRLNLKDGDLISITPTSPPESLNYIKKKMSGASLSKDEIFSIIKDVVGYNLSDVEIAAFMLCHHFQGMSMDEIEALTRALVETGEIIDFDQTVYDKHSVGGVPGNKVSLLIVPIISASNLLIPKTSSKAITSPSGTADTMSVLAPVEFSPQEFKQIALKAGGAIVWGGRLGLAPADDILIKKVEYPLELDPYSQMLASIMAKKMAVGTSCVVIDIPTGRGSKVADEKEARRLSADFMELGRRVGIRVVCGITYGGQPVGHTVGPALEAKEALETLMGKGPTSLVEKSTALAGLLLEAAGVAAPRLGQEYAKKVLESGKALEKMRQIIEAQGGDPNVKPEDLQVGQHKISIYSPCDGYVTEVDNSAISAIARMAGAPVDKGAGLVLYGKRGRYVKKDDVILEIYAERSTKLSEAYNLAVQKKPITIEGMLLHRVPDYT, from the coding sequence TTGGAATATCGCTCTAAGGTCATCGATATTTACGGAGGCATGCCAAGTATTGTTCTTAATGAGTTGGATGCCGAGTCAGCTGGAGTTCGAGTGCATGATCGCGTTAAGGTAAGCTTTAGCGGGAAAACCGTAATTGCCCTCGTTAAAACAACTGAAACATACATTAACCGAGGCGAGGTTGGAATTTTCAGTGAAGTTAAACAAAGGTTGAACTTGAAAGACGGTGACCTGATTTCTATCACTCCCACCTCACCTCCAGAATCGCTGAATTATATCAAGAAGAAGATGAGTGGAGCATCGTTAAGCAAAGATGAAATTTTTAGCATAATTAAAGATGTCGTCGGTTACAATCTAAGTGATGTTGAGATAGCGGCATTTATGCTATGCCACCACTTTCAGGGAATGAGCATGGATGAGATTGAAGCTTTAACCCGTGCTTTAGTTGAAACCGGTGAAATCATAGACTTCGATCAGACAGTTTACGATAAACACAGCGTGGGAGGAGTTCCGGGGAACAAGGTAAGTTTATTGATTGTCCCAATTATCAGTGCTTCTAATTTGTTAATTCCAAAAACTTCTAGCAAGGCGATAACTAGTCCCAGTGGAACTGCGGATACGATGAGCGTGTTGGCGCCTGTGGAGTTTTCACCGCAGGAGTTTAAACAAATTGCATTGAAAGCCGGTGGAGCCATTGTGTGGGGCGGGAGATTAGGATTGGCTCCCGCCGATGACATTTTAATAAAGAAAGTTGAATATCCACTTGAACTTGACCCGTACAGTCAAATGCTTGCCAGCATTATGGCAAAGAAGATGGCAGTTGGAACCAGTTGCGTAGTTATCGATATCCCGACTGGACGCGGTTCCAAGGTAGCAGACGAAAAAGAAGCGAGAAGATTGTCGGCTGATTTCATGGAACTGGGTCGAAGAGTTGGAATCCGAGTTGTTTGCGGCATCACCTATGGGGGACAGCCTGTCGGACATACCGTTGGACCAGCGCTTGAAGCTAAGGAAGCACTTGAAACGTTAATGGGTAAGGGTCCAACAAGTTTGGTTGAGAAGTCAACGGCATTAGCCGGTTTATTGCTTGAGGCTGCAGGAGTTGCGGCGCCCAGATTAGGGCAAGAATATGCCAAAAAAGTGCTTGAAAGCGGAAAAGCGCTTGAAAAGATGCGCCAGATCATTGAAGCGCAGGGAGGAGACCCAAATGTTAAACCTGAAGACCTCCAAGTTGGACAACATAAGATTTCAATTTATTCCCCCTGCGATGGTTATGTCACTGAAGTAGACAATTCAGCTATCTCGGCGATTGCACGTATGGCTGGAGCACCTGTAGATAAGGGCGCTGGGCTTGTTTTATATGGCAAGCGAGGAAGGTATGTCAAAAAAGATGATGTAATACTGGAGATCTATGCTGAGAGGTCAACTAAACTTTCAGAAGCTTACAATTTAGCCGTTCAAAAAAAGCCAATAACAATCGAAGGCATGCTTCTACATCGGGTACCCGACTACACATAA
- a CDS encoding ribose 1,5-bisphosphate isomerase: MTQFPKIFEQIVEGIKTMEIRGAAEIARSAAEALLSVAESSKAETVAEFVNDLDQAARILLKTRPTAVSLPNSVRYIMKRVLDAKFSNLKIDELRNVTIDAARKFIENSKNAVKRIGEIGSKRIQDGDLLLTHCNSTAALSIILRAWEEGKQIKVFATETRPLFQGRTTAKILARAGIPVTLIVDSAVRYFMPKIDKVVVGADAIAANGAVVNKIGTSMVALAAHEARVLFFVAAETYKFSPETMFGELVLIEERNATEVVPSKILKTYRKITVRNPSFDVTPAEYVDLIVTERGIIPPQGAISILQSEFGWMSLEELHQYQTYAKLEEE; encoded by the coding sequence ATGACCCAGTTCCCAAAGATTTTCGAGCAGATAGTTGAAGGCATAAAGACTATGGAGATCAGAGGGGCAGCGGAGATCGCGAGGTCAGCTGCAGAGGCACTCCTATCAGTAGCAGAGTCGTCAAAAGCGGAGACGGTGGCTGAATTCGTTAACGATCTAGATCAAGCTGCCAGAATTCTCTTAAAAACTAGACCTACAGCGGTCTCCTTACCGAACAGCGTGAGATACATCATGAAGAGAGTTCTTGACGCGAAGTTCTCCAATTTAAAAATCGATGAATTACGAAATGTCACAATTGATGCCGCAAGAAAATTCATCGAAAACTCAAAAAATGCCGTAAAGCGAATTGGAGAAATCGGTTCCAAACGAATTCAAGATGGAGATCTTCTTTTAACGCATTGCAACAGCACCGCGGCCCTATCCATAATTCTCCGTGCGTGGGAAGAAGGAAAACAGATTAAGGTGTTTGCAACAGAAACACGACCCCTTTTTCAAGGTCGAACCACAGCGAAAATACTAGCGCGTGCGGGGATACCCGTAACCTTGATCGTCGATAGCGCAGTTCGGTATTTCATGCCCAAAATTGATAAAGTGGTTGTCGGAGCTGATGCCATAGCTGCTAACGGAGCGGTAGTTAATAAAATTGGGACTTCCATGGTAGCTTTAGCAGCCCATGAGGCGCGAGTTCTCTTCTTTGTAGCCGCTGAAACATATAAGTTCAGCCCTGAAACTATGTTTGGCGAGTTAGTCTTAATCGAAGAACGAAATGCGACTGAGGTCGTCCCATCTAAAATCCTTAAAACTTATAGGAAAATTACCGTCCGCAATCCCTCGTTTGACGTTACACCAGCAGAGTATGTGGATTTGATAGTAACGGAGCGAGGAATTATCCCGCCTCAAGGCGCCATCTCCATCTTACAATCTGAATTTGGTTGGATGAGTTTGGAGGAGCTGCACCAATACCAAACCTATGCAAAATTAGAGGAAGAGTGA
- a CDS encoding ribulose 1,5-bisphosphate carboxylase — MVSIEFFAKPEDIDPEKFLLATYYIESDLTLREAGVRIAREESIGTWTEVTTTTTWIKRKLPAKVFKFGKGKIGNVSIAYPIELFDLESGGIPNILSIVAGNLFGLTELSNVRLLDVQFPKQAVSYFPGPKFGIEGIRRIAGTLKQRRPHLGTIIKPKVGLSPKQTAQVAYEAAVGGVDFIKDDETLTNQKFCPLVERVSEVMEALDKAKEETDRSVFYAVNVTATHNKLVELAEQALVHGANMLMIDVLTAGFSAIQTLAQDPSIKVPLHIHRTMHAAITRNPRHGIHMMFLAKLVRLAGGDQLHIGSAAGKMEREVKGLKEINNFLKTSWFELKPMFPVASGGIHPGIVAHNIEVLGVDCVINAGGGIHGHPLGTRAGAIAMRQAIDAALKQIPVKEYAKTHQELKLAIEKWGTKYAEKLN; from the coding sequence ATGGTAAGCATAGAGTTTTTTGCTAAACCTGAAGATATCGATCCAGAAAAATTTCTTTTAGCAACTTACTATATTGAAAGTGATCTCACCCTTCGTGAAGCAGGCGTCAGGATCGCGAGGGAGGAATCAATAGGTACTTGGACAGAAGTGACAACTACAACAACATGGATAAAGAGAAAACTTCCAGCAAAAGTCTTTAAATTTGGAAAGGGAAAAATTGGAAACGTAAGTATAGCTTATCCAATAGAATTATTCGACCTCGAATCGGGTGGAATCCCAAATATCCTGAGTATTGTAGCAGGCAATCTTTTTGGATTAACTGAATTGTCAAACGTTCGGCTTCTCGACGTTCAATTTCCCAAACAAGCGGTTTCGTACTTCCCAGGACCCAAGTTCGGGATAGAGGGTATAAGAAGGATAGCTGGCACTCTGAAGCAACGTAGACCTCATCTTGGAACCATAATTAAGCCTAAGGTTGGATTAAGTCCGAAACAGACAGCACAGGTTGCCTATGAAGCCGCGGTTGGAGGGGTTGACTTCATAAAAGACGATGAAACCTTAACAAATCAGAAATTTTGTCCTCTTGTTGAAAGAGTCTCGGAGGTTATGGAGGCTCTTGATAAGGCAAAAGAGGAAACTGACCGAAGCGTCTTTTATGCGGTTAATGTAACTGCCACACATAACAAACTAGTCGAACTAGCTGAGCAAGCCCTAGTACACGGAGCCAACATGTTAATGATCGATGTTCTAACCGCTGGCTTCTCTGCAATTCAAACACTCGCACAAGACCCCTCCATAAAAGTCCCACTACATATACATAGAACCATGCATGCAGCGATAACTCGAAATCCGAGGCATGGCATCCACATGATGTTCCTGGCTAAATTAGTGAGATTGGCTGGGGGAGATCAACTTCACATAGGTTCAGCGGCGGGAAAGATGGAGCGAGAGGTTAAAGGACTAAAGGAAATCAATAACTTTCTAAAAACCTCATGGTTCGAGTTAAAGCCAATGTTTCCAGTTGCCTCCGGCGGGATCCATCCCGGCATAGTAGCTCATAATATCGAAGTACTAGGAGTTGATTGTGTGATTAACGCAGGAGGAGGAATTCATGGGCATCCATTAGGCACAAGAGCCGGTGCGATTGCGATGCGGCAGGCAATAGATGCGGCATTAAAGCAAATCCCAGTAAAAGAATACGCAAAAACGCATCAAGAATTAAAATTAGCTATAGAAAAGTGGGGCACAAAATACGCTGAAAAGCTAAATTGA